From a region of the Malania oleifera isolate guangnan ecotype guangnan chromosome 12, ASM2987363v1, whole genome shotgun sequence genome:
- the LOC131144596 gene encoding heparanase-like protein 2 codes for MGFRVILLFVWCIFLSWFSLSLAEDVKVVVEGVTSIATTDDNFVCATLDWWPSGKCDYNQCPWGKAGILNLDLNNKILLNAIKAFSPLRIRLGGSLQDQVLYKVGTQVRKCPHFKNRKNGLFGFSEGCLSMERWDQINNLLNQTGALFTFGLNALIGREKLSNNDTLYVGNWSSQNARDLMKYSVAKEYKIDSYELGNELCAGGVSARVKADQYGKDFITLKELVKELYPDPTTQPKVLGPAGFYDEKWFSTFLEVTGPNVVDGVTHHTYNLGAGVDPTLINKVQDPYFLDQVAQTYKDVSTTIKWFGPWSEAWIGEAGGAYNSGGRYVSHTFVDGFWYLDQLGMASTFNHKVFCRQALIGGNYGLLNTTTFIPNPDYYGALLWHRLMGKNVLSATHRSSPYLRAYSHCSKDSLGITVILINMSNSTTFDISVTDDVNLYPDRHELTEENSQEAQRREEYHLTPKDGNIQSDVVLLNGTPLVLTESLGIPTLNPKLVDPSKPITVVPDSIVFATLRNFKAPTCA; via the exons ATGGGTTTTAGAGTGATTCTACTGTTTGTGTGGTGTATCTTTCTGTCATGGTTTTCACTGTCTTTAGCAGAAGATGTAAAGGTCGTTGTTGAAGGAGTCACCTCCATAGCCACCACAGATGATAACTTCGTGTGTGCCACTCTTGATTGGTGGCCCAGTGGAAAATGCGACTACAATCAGTGCCCCTGGGGAAAAGCCGGCATTCTCAATCtg GATTTAAACAACAAGATTCTTCTGAATGCTATCAAGG catttAGCCCCCTTAGAATCAGATTGGGAGGTTCTTTGCAAGATCAGGTTCTGTACAAAGTTGGAACTCAAGTCAGGAAATGCCCTCACTTCAAAAACAGGAAAAATGGCTTGTTTGGATTCAGCGAAGGTTGCCTCTCCATGGAGAGATGGGACCAGATCAATAACTTACTCAACCAAACGGG AGCATTATTCACATTTGGATTGAATGCCCTCATTGGGAGGGAAAAGCTTAGCAACAACGATACGCTTTATGTAGGCAACTGGAGTTCACAAAATGCTCGTGACCTCATGAAGTATAGCGTAGCAAAGGAATACAAAATAGATTCGTATGAACTTG GAAATGAGTTATGTGCAGGCGGGGTATCTGCAAGAGTAAAGGCTGATCAGTATGGAAAAGATTTCATTACTCTCAAAGAACTTGTTAAAGAATTGTACCCCGATCCCACCACACAACCGAAGGTATTGGGTCCGGCTGGCTTTTATGATGAGAAATGGTTTAGCACCTTCCTTGAGGTCACAGGACCAAATGTGGTGGATGGAGTAACACACCACACCTACAATCTTGGTGCTG GTGTTGATCCCACTCTTATCAACAAGGTACAAGATCCATATTTTCTAGACCAGGTAGCTCAGACTTACAAGGATGTCTCAACAACCATCAAGTGGTTTGGGCCATGGTCAGAAGCATGGATTGGCGAAGCTGGTGGAGCTTATAACAGTGGTGGCAGATATGTGTCACATACTTTTGTTGATGGCTTTTG GTATTTGGATCAATTAGGAATGGCATCAACTTTCAACCACAAAGTTTTCTGTAGACAAGCACTTATAGGGGGAAATTATGGTCTGCTTAATACTACAACATTTATCCCCAACCCAGATTATTATGG CGCACTTTTGTGGCATCGCTTAATGGGAAAGAACGTACTTTCTGCAACTCACAGGAGCTCCCCTTATTTGCGGGCATATTCTCATTGCTCAAAGGACAGT CTGGGCATTACTGTAATTCTGATTAACATGTCGAATTCTACTACCTTCGACATCTCGGTCACTGATGATGTGAATTTGTATCCTGACCGACACGAGCTGACTGAGGAGAATTCTCAAGAGGCACAAAGAAGAGAAGAGTACCATTTAACTCCCAAAGATGGCAACATCCAAAGTGATGTAGTGCTACTAAATGGAACCCCCTTGGTGCTCACAGAATCACTGGGCATTCCCACTTTGAACCCCAAGCTTGTGGATCCTTCAAAACCTATTACTGTTGTGCCTGATTCAATTGTCTTTGCAACCTTGAGGAACTTCAAGGCTCCAACATGTGCTTAG
- the LOC131144247 gene encoding uncharacterized protein LOC131144247 isoform X2: MIGLFEEGNLLMLEAVTGHLQGLRITPFALSKRPSLLTSVLYFFCPRNELACITSPSKDYLNEKPREKEGLLRLITGCQ, encoded by the exons ATGATTG GTTTATTTGAGGAAGGAAATCTGTTGATGCTTGAAGCTGTGACTGGCCATCTTCAAG GATTGAGAATTACCCCATTTGCTTTATCAAAGCGTCCATCGTTGCTGACGTCTGTTCTGTACTTCTTTTGCCCGAGGAATGAATTGGCGTGCATCACGAGCCCGAGCAAAGATTATTTGAATGAGAAACCTCGGGAGAAGGAAGGTTTGTTAAGGTTGATAACAGGTTGTCAGTAG
- the LOC131144246 gene encoding remorin-like: MDALIKQMGLRYGAGEENKEQPSVNRERSIPLQKTLSFKGEKKKNQSWLRKSFSRQRGQDDDSKEIEYATAVAAAAFAINSLEESGIPIQKKTSEVPETSKAKVKSKKEDTAIAIPEPGKVSRRFSGETSMRSSEGPDMIVPISDAALEKMPGKTVGPAPSIRKTPTVDNQLKNTSSQNQETAAPKPEAPSALQQPAFQSTGAKRQSSTRIGGTKADAWEKAEMDKIKHWYEKLSKTITSWEENKKKKARRRKDKIEGELERRRVKATQRYNRDMKSIDQIARAAELKAKERRRLEESKVKEKTDKIRETGKDPTTCSCF; this comes from the exons ATGGACGCTTTGATAAAGCAAATGGG GTTGAGATATGGTGCAGGGGAGGAAAACAAAGAACAGCCTAGCGTCAACAGGGAGCGAAGCATTCCCCTCCAAAAAACTTTATCCTTCAAAGGAG AGAAAAAGAAGAACCAAAGCTGGCTCCGCAAATCTTTTTCTCGCCAAAGGGGTCAGGATGATGACAGCAAGGAAATTGAATATGCAACTGCAGTTGCAGCTGCTGCATTTGCCATTAACTCACTTGAAGAATCTGGCATTCCAATTCAGAAAAAGACGagtgaagttcctgaaacctcAAAGGCCAAGGTGAAGAGCAAGAAAGAAGATACAGCAATTGCAATCCCAGAACCAGGGAAAGTATCCAGGCGATTCTCAG GTGAAACTTCAATGAGAAGCTCAGAAGGTCCAGATATGATTGTGCCCATCAGTGATGCAGCACTGGAAAAGATGCCTGGGAAGACTGTTGGTCCTGCTCCATCCATCAGAAAAACTCCGACTGTTGATAATCAACTGAAGAACACCAGCAGCCAAAATCAGGAAACAGCAGCACCAAAACCTGAAGCACCGTCTGCCTTACAACAACCAGCATTCCAATCAACTGGAGCCAAAAGGCAGAGTTCAACCAGAATAGGTGGAACAAAAGCAGATGCATGGGAGAAGGCTGAGATGGATAAGATCAAACATTG GTATGAGAAGCTGAGCAAGACAATTACTTCTTGGGaggaaaacaagaagaaaaaggcCAGGCGCCGAAAAGATAAGATAGAG GGTGAATTGGAGAGGAGAAGGGTAAAAGCCACACAGCGTTACAACAGGGACATGAAAAGCATTGATCAGATTGCAAGGGCAGCAGAATTGAAAGCAAAGGAAAGACGAAGACTTGAAGAGTCCAAGGTTAAAGAAAAAACAGACAAAATCAGAGAAACAGGAAAAGATCCCACCACATGCTCATGCTTCTGA
- the LOC131144247 gene encoding uncharacterized protein LOC131144247 isoform X1 → MWCFASNAIANMGLNKNSSKRSRASSEVLDDEICSNISREEGLECPICCESFNIVENVPYVLWCGHTLCKNCVLGLQWAIVKLPTQKIQIPFLISCPWCHFLSPRLVYKGVLKFPRKNFFLLWLVESLNADRLKSFSSFYVDHQPASSLNSNLVCESQASNSSISRRVPCSPCPGHLGNDDDSSHITELPNVARHHFSLKESLNLFIDFAAKFPLVLILLLIVFCVLPASAAMLALYVLVTVLVALPSCLVLYFTYPILVWLVREITA, encoded by the coding sequence ATGTGGTGTTTTGCTTCAAATGCTATTGCAAACATGGGACTGAATAAAAACTCATCAAAGCGAAGTCGAGCTAGTTCAGAAGTGTTAGATGATGAGATCTGTTCGAATATAAGCAGAGAGGAAGGATTGGAATGCCCCATATGCTGTGAGTCCTTCAATATTGTTGAAAATGTTCCTTATGTGTTATGGTGTGGTCACACCCTCTGCAAAAATTGCGTTTTGGGGCTTCAATGGGCTATTGTGAAATTGCCTACTCAAAAAATCCAGATCCCATTCCTCATTTCTTGCCCTTGGTGCCATTTCTTGTCCCCCCGGCTGGTTTACAAAGGGGTTCTCAAGTTTCCTCGCAAGAATTTCTTTCTCCTATGGTTGGTGGAAAGCTTGAATGCTGATAGATTGAAGTCTTTTTCCTCATTTTATGTGGACCATCAACCAGCTAGCTCTCTGAATAGCAATTTGGTTTGTGAAAGTCAAGCAAGCAACAGTAGCATCTCTCGGAGAGTTCCATGCAGTCCTTGTCCTGGACATTTGGGAAACGATGATGATAGTAGCCACATCACTGAACTCCCTAATGTGGCAAGACACCATTTTTCTCTCAAGGAGTCTTTGAATCTTTTCATTGACTTTGCAGCAAAATTTCCATTGGTTCTCATTCTTCTTCTGATTGTCTTTTGTGTGCTACCTGCTAGTGCTGCCATGTTGGCTCTGTACGTGCTAGTCACCGTTCTGGTTGCACTACCGTCTTGCCTGGTGTTGTACTTCACATATCCTATTTTGGTTTGGCTTGTGAGAGAAATCACTGCTTGA